A window of Sphingobium herbicidovorans contains these coding sequences:
- the gloB gene encoding hydroxyacylglutathione hydrolase, with product MLQVVRVPVLADNYVWLLHDELSSETVVVDPAVAEPVLDAAAAHGWTISQIWNTHWHGDHVGGNAAIKAVTGCRITGPRAEAAKIGTLDVQVGEGDQVCIGDHVATVMEVPAHTAGHIAYHLPGDGLIFVGDTLFAMGCGRLFEGTADQMFSNMARFAALSDDTIVYCAHEYTQGNGRFALTIEPENEALVARMTQVNAARARGEATVPTTIGQERATNVFMRAGDVGELARRRAAKDTA from the coding sequence ATGCTGCAGGTTGTTCGCGTTCCCGTACTGGCCGACAATTACGTCTGGCTGTTGCATGACGAACTCAGCAGTGAGACCGTTGTGGTCGATCCCGCCGTGGCCGAACCTGTGCTGGACGCGGCCGCCGCGCACGGCTGGACGATCAGCCAGATCTGGAACACCCATTGGCATGGCGACCATGTGGGCGGCAATGCCGCAATCAAGGCTGTGACGGGTTGCCGCATCACCGGGCCAAGAGCGGAAGCGGCGAAGATCGGGACGCTGGACGTACAGGTCGGGGAGGGCGATCAAGTCTGCATCGGCGATCATGTCGCGACCGTCATGGAAGTTCCGGCCCATACCGCAGGACACATCGCCTACCATCTGCCGGGTGACGGCTTGATCTTTGTAGGTGACACGCTCTTCGCCATGGGTTGTGGTCGGCTGTTCGAAGGAACGGCGGATCAGATGTTCTCCAATATGGCCCGTTTTGCAGCCCTCTCGGATGACACGATCGTTTATTGCGCCCATGAATATACGCAAGGCAACGGTCGTTTTGCTCTGACCATTGAGCCTGAAAACGAGGCTCTGGTCGCACGGATGACGCAGGTGAATGCGGCGCGCGCGCGCGGCGAAGCGACCGTGCCGACCACCATCGGGCAGGAGCGCGCGACCAATGTTTTCATGCGCGCGGGTGATGTGGGCGAATTGGCGCGGCGCCGCGCCGCCAAGGATACAGCCTGA
- a CDS encoding VOC family protein, with product MTKYLHTMIRVTDIDRTVCFFNLLGLQEQKRVDNENGRFTLVFLAAPGDEGAQVELTYNWPPEDGSPAETYGEGRNFGHLAYRVDNIYDVCQRLMDAGVTINRPPRDGHMAFVRTPDNISIELLQDGYLAPAEPWASMPNTGVW from the coding sequence GTGACCAAATATCTCCACACCATGATCCGCGTGACCGACATCGATCGCACCGTCTGCTTCTTTAACCTGCTTGGGCTTCAGGAGCAAAAGCGCGTTGATAATGAAAATGGCCGGTTCACCCTGGTGTTTCTCGCGGCACCAGGAGACGAAGGGGCGCAGGTCGAACTGACTTATAACTGGCCGCCTGAAGATGGCTCTCCGGCCGAAACCTACGGTGAGGGTCGCAATTTCGGCCATCTCGCATACCGCGTCGATAATATCTACGATGTCTGCCAGAGGCTGATGGATGCGGGCGTTACCATCAACCGGCCGCCACGGGATGGTCATATGGCCTTTGTCCGCACGCCGGACAATATTTCGATCGAATTGCTGCAGGACGGATATCTGGCTCCCGCAGAACCGTGGGCATCCATGCCTAATACCGGCGTCTGGTAA
- a CDS encoding SIMPL domain-containing protein yields MGLEYRDKVLLGCAGLLALGVVSGGYLLGDGLKRAKAADRSVTVRGLAERNVTADLATWSISYAATGFDLPAVRAEIDNNTKELKAYFAGLGFKPDALTPTGAGVNQYINNGVNTITITQRMLLRTTDIALAQRAVAQQFDLVRRGVTLQEGSGMRYSFTKLNDVKPPMVAAATKDARAAAEQFARDSGASVGGIKSATQGYFSIEPRDGEADGSSDTPYKKVRVVTTVDFYLN; encoded by the coding sequence ATGGGTCTTGAGTATCGCGACAAGGTGCTGCTGGGCTGTGCCGGATTGCTGGCGCTGGGCGTGGTAAGCGGCGGCTATCTGCTCGGTGATGGGCTGAAGCGCGCAAAGGCCGCCGATCGCTCTGTCACCGTTCGGGGCCTGGCGGAACGCAATGTCACCGCAGACCTCGCCACCTGGTCTATCAGCTATGCGGCTACGGGGTTCGACCTGCCCGCCGTAAGGGCGGAGATCGACAACAATACGAAGGAATTGAAAGCCTATTTCGCGGGCCTTGGCTTTAAGCCAGACGCGCTGACGCCCACGGGCGCGGGCGTTAATCAATATATCAACAATGGCGTAAACACGATCACCATTACCCAGCGGATGCTGCTGCGCACGACCGACATCGCGCTCGCGCAGCGGGCAGTGGCGCAGCAGTTCGACCTAGTCCGGCGCGGCGTAACGCTGCAGGAAGGGTCGGGCATGCGCTACAGCTTCACCAAGCTCAATGATGTCAAACCGCCAATGGTGGCGGCCGCAACGAAGGACGCCCGGGCAGCGGCGGAGCAGTTCGCGCGCGACAGCGGCGCGAGTGTCGGCGGTATCAAAAGCGCGACGCAAGGCTATTTTTCGATCGAGCCGCGCGACGGCGAAGCGGACGGGTCGAGCGATACGCCCTACAAGAAGGTAAGGGTTGTCACGACCGTCGATTTTTACCTGAATTGA